From one Flavobacterium kingsejongi genomic stretch:
- a CDS encoding GNAT family N-acetyltransferase: MHPFPELNTEHLILNKFGSSDIPELLAIFKDPVYAQRTLNIPYPYTEADGIAWSRHIHEQFLLGNHYSFAIRQKGDPKLIGSIALMINQRFDRGELGYWLAKEYWNKGYMTEATKAIIQFGFEILQLNKILATHLTINPASGAVMLKCGMVWEAELKQHTKKGTVYHDHIQYRILKSDYLKNS; this comes from the coding sequence ATGCATCCATTCCCAGAGCTCAATACGGAACACCTCATCTTAAATAAATTTGGTTCTTCGGATATTCCCGAATTGCTTGCTATTTTCAAAGATCCTGTCTATGCACAGCGCACCCTTAATATTCCGTATCCCTATACCGAAGCGGATGGAATAGCCTGGTCCAGGCACATCCACGAACAATTCCTTTTGGGTAACCATTATTCTTTCGCCATTCGGCAAAAGGGCGATCCAAAACTAATAGGCAGCATTGCCCTTATGATCAATCAACGTTTTGATCGGGGCGAATTAGGCTATTGGCTTGCTAAGGAATACTGGAATAAAGGATACATGACAGAAGCGACGAAAGCCATAATACAATTTGGTTTTGAAATCCTACAACTGAATAAGATTCTGGCTACGCACCTGACCATTAATCCGGCTTCCGGAGCTGTAATGCTTAAATGTGGTATGGTCTGGGAAGCTGAATTAAAGCAACACACCAAAAAAGGAACCGTATACCACGACCACATACAATACCGTATCCTCAAAAGTGACTATTTGAAAAATAGCTAA
- a CDS encoding ISAon1 family transposase translates to MDCHTIGSFFGVNGKKLQRQYKKHLSSFSTWAQREHAHEWIIYPENIGTHLSIDEVALSQGELFTIVTNKEAKGKKGCLVAIIAGTKADQVIEHICKIDYKKRSWVQEITLDMANSMKLISKKCFPKAVQVTDRFHVQKLALEALQEIRIKYRWEAMDTENRFILQAEKEKKTYLPDLLSNGDSVKQLLARSRYVLYKSRDKWTERQNERAQLLFGLYPDIKKAYSLTQQLRGIYNNHNNKHVAMTKLAHWYRNVEESGFKNFNILLNTITVNYQSILNYFDNRSTNASAESFNAKVKAFRSQFRGVRKVDFFLFRLSNLFG, encoded by the coding sequence ATTGACTGTCATACCATTGGAAGTTTCTTTGGAGTCAATGGGAAAAAGTTACAAAGACAATACAAAAAACATTTAAGCTCCTTTAGTACGTGGGCTCAACGTGAACATGCACATGAGTGGATTATTTATCCTGAAAATATAGGTACCCACTTGTCAATTGATGAAGTAGCCTTGTCTCAGGGTGAGCTTTTTACTATTGTAACCAATAAGGAAGCTAAAGGTAAAAAAGGTTGCCTAGTTGCTATTATTGCAGGGACAAAGGCAGATCAGGTCATTGAACATATCTGTAAAATTGATTACAAAAAAAGAAGTTGGGTTCAAGAAATAACACTTGACATGGCTAATTCCATGAAGTTGATTTCCAAAAAATGTTTTCCAAAAGCGGTACAGGTTACCGATAGATTTCATGTTCAAAAATTAGCTCTAGAAGCATTACAGGAGATTAGAATAAAATATCGTTGGGAAGCGATGGATACTGAGAATCGATTCATATTACAAGCGGAAAAAGAAAAAAAAACTTATCTCCCAGATCTTTTATCTAATGGAGACTCTGTAAAACAGTTGCTCGCCAGAAGTAGATATGTTCTTTATAAATCCCGCGATAAATGGACCGAAAGACAAAATGAACGAGCCCAATTGTTATTTGGCTTATATCCCGATATTAAAAAGGCATACAGTTTAACCCAACAACTACGAGGTATTTACAACAATCATAACAATAAACACGTTGCGATGACAAAATTGGCACATTGGTACAGGAATGTAGAGGAGTCAGGGTTTAAAAATTTTAATATCCTTTTAAATACTATAACGGTTAATTACCAGTCAATCTTAAACTATTTTGACAATAGAAGTACAAATGCTTCAGCAGAATCTTTTAATGCTAAAGTAAAAGCATTTAGAAGTCAATTTAGAGGAGTGCGTAAAGTAGATTTCTTCTTATTTAGATTATCTAATCTTTTTGGGTAA
- a CDS encoding energy transducer TonB: MAFPFSLSRNSITPAVLLSIVLLLCCCTSQKSGIKAIQPEKLEALSAGYGTGFKNSSVAFHDYITSHYQFPQRLLKEHGHIGIVFTVTQEGSLINIAIVKGLEQAGEKKELVQLIQSAPQWAPAMQNEKPVLVPMYYRINY, from the coding sequence ATGGCTTTTCCTTTTTCTTTATCCCGAAACAGTATTACTCCCGCAGTATTGCTTAGCATCGTACTACTCCTCTGTTGTTGTACCTCCCAAAAATCGGGCATCAAAGCCATACAACCCGAAAAGCTCGAAGCGCTTTCTGCAGGATACGGAACCGGTTTCAAAAACAGTTCGGTAGCTTTTCATGATTATATAACCAGCCATTACCAATTCCCACAAAGGCTGCTTAAAGAACATGGCCATATTGGGATTGTGTTTACTGTTACCCAGGAAGGCAGCCTGATTAATATTGCCATTGTTAAAGGGCTGGAGCAGGCAGGGGAGAAAAAGGAATTGGTACAACTGATTCAAAGTGCGCCCCAATGGGCTCCGGCAATGCAAAATGAAAAGCCTGTTCTGGTCCCCATGTATTACCGAATCAATTATTGA
- a CDS encoding dipeptidase — translation MDNIKDYVQQNKERFLNELIELLKIPSVSADSAYSQDVIDTADAVKASLEKAGCDFVEICDTPGYPIVYGEKIIDPNLPTVLVYGHYDVQPPDPVELWTSPPFEPVIKKTDIHPDGAIFARGACDDKGQMYMHVKALEYMVQTKNLPCNVKFMIEGEEEVGSASLGWFVERNQEKLKNDVILISDTGMISNTQPSITTGLRGLSYVEVEVTGPNRDLHSGLYGGAVANPINILAKMIASLHDEDNNITIPGFYDKVEELSTEERAEMAKAPFSLDKYKKALDLTDIYGEKGYVTNERNSIRPTLDVNGIWGGYTGEGAKTVIASKAYAKISMRLVPNQDWQEITTLFTKHFESIAPSGVRVKVTPHHGGQGYVTPIDSIGYQAAAKAYNESFGVQPIPVRSGGSIPIVALFEKELKSKTILMGFGLDSDAIHSPNEHFGVFNYLKGIETIPLFYKYFVELFQAK, via the coding sequence ATGGACAATATAAAAGACTACGTTCAGCAAAACAAAGAACGTTTCCTTAATGAATTAATAGAATTATTAAAAATACCTTCTGTCAGTGCTGACAGTGCTTATTCACAGGATGTGATCGATACTGCAGATGCCGTAAAAGCCAGCCTCGAAAAAGCAGGATGTGATTTTGTAGAAATCTGTGATACTCCGGGATATCCTATTGTTTACGGAGAGAAAATCATCGATCCGAATCTTCCTACTGTCCTGGTTTATGGCCATTATGATGTCCAACCACCAGATCCGGTGGAACTATGGACCTCACCTCCTTTTGAACCTGTAATCAAAAAAACAGACATCCATCCTGATGGTGCAATATTCGCCCGTGGTGCCTGTGATGATAAAGGACAGATGTACATGCATGTCAAAGCATTGGAATACATGGTCCAGACCAAAAACCTGCCCTGCAATGTGAAATTCATGATTGAAGGAGAAGAAGAAGTTGGTTCTGCCAGCCTGGGTTGGTTTGTAGAACGCAATCAGGAAAAATTAAAAAATGATGTCATCCTGATCTCCGATACCGGAATGATCTCCAATACACAACCTTCCATAACAACCGGCTTGCGCGGACTCAGTTATGTAGAAGTAGAAGTAACAGGACCAAATCGTGACCTGCATTCCGGATTGTATGGTGGTGCAGTAGCCAATCCTATTAATATCCTGGCAAAAATGATCGCCTCTCTGCATGACGAAGACAACAATATTACAATTCCGGGATTCTACGACAAAGTAGAAGAACTCTCAACAGAAGAAAGAGCAGAAATGGCCAAAGCACCTTTCTCCCTGGATAAATATAAAAAAGCACTGGACCTTACCGACATATATGGTGAAAAAGGCTATGTAACTAACGAACGCAATTCCATTCGCCCTACACTGGATGTTAATGGGATCTGGGGTGGTTATACCGGCGAAGGCGCTAAAACTGTAATCGCAAGTAAAGCCTATGCTAAAATTTCCATGCGTCTGGTTCCAAATCAGGACTGGCAGGAAATCACCACACTCTTTACCAAGCATTTTGAAAGCATTGCCCCAAGTGGCGTACGCGTAAAAGTGACACCACACCACGGTGGACAAGGATATGTAACACCTATCGATAGCATTGGCTACCAGGCTGCTGCAAAAGCCTATAACGAAAGCTTTGGTGTTCAGCCTATTCCGGTACGCTCCGGAGGCAGCATTCCAATTGTAGCGCTATTTGAAAAAGAATTAAAAAGCAAAACCATATTAATGGGCTTTGGACTGGACAGCGATGCCATCCACTCCCCTAACGAGCATTTTGGCGTGTTCAATTACCTTAAAGGAATTGAAACCATTCCATTGTTCTACAAATATTTTGTTGAATTATTCCAGGCAAAATAA
- the nagA gene encoding N-acetylglucosamine-6-phosphate deacetylase, which yields MQKALINSILLSGGNYYYDQAVILRSGIIENVIPEAEVPDEMIRIDLKGDWLCPGFIDLQVMGAGGALFGGVPSVEYLAIMEHELLRQGVTTFLPTVSTNAPEIMEQAIASAVAYRKVAIGNFLGLHLEGPYINPKYRGAHPESLIHKASISEVKNRIRNAAGEIKMITLAPELQDADVLDFLQHQKIVVAIGHSGATYEEAIAFFSGEIKTATHLFNGMAPMHHRTPGLIPAIFRERPFTSIVADGIHVSFAMLELAKKLLGDRLYLISDAATLTTTGIYQHTFKGDHYVTVAENGQEVLSGSALTMLRALQNCVIHAGIALPEAVNMATLYPAQVLGLATEIGLIAPGYAANLVAFDQHYNCSAVFFKGNLVEA from the coding sequence ATGCAAAAAGCATTAATCAATAGCATTCTACTATCGGGAGGCAATTATTACTATGACCAGGCAGTAATTCTTCGTTCCGGGATTATTGAAAACGTAATTCCTGAGGCTGAGGTTCCGGATGAGATGATCCGGATAGATCTGAAAGGTGACTGGCTCTGTCCTGGATTTATAGACCTTCAGGTTATGGGAGCCGGAGGGGCACTTTTCGGCGGAGTACCTTCTGTGGAGTATCTTGCAATTATGGAGCACGAATTGTTGCGACAGGGCGTCACGACTTTTTTACCTACAGTATCGACGAATGCTCCTGAAATTATGGAGCAGGCAATAGCGTCGGCTGTGGCCTATCGGAAAGTGGCAATCGGAAATTTCTTAGGATTACATTTGGAAGGCCCCTATATTAATCCGAAATATCGTGGGGCACATCCGGAATCATTGATCCATAAGGCTTCTATATCGGAAGTAAAAAATAGGATAAGGAATGCTGCGGGAGAAATCAAAATGATAACCCTGGCACCGGAACTTCAAGATGCTGATGTGCTTGATTTTTTACAACATCAAAAAATTGTAGTAGCAATTGGGCATAGTGGCGCAACATATGAAGAAGCCATTGCGTTTTTCTCAGGTGAAATAAAAACAGCCACCCATCTTTTTAACGGAATGGCCCCAATGCATCACCGAACCCCCGGACTCATTCCTGCAATCTTTAGGGAGCGGCCATTTACGAGCATTGTAGCGGATGGAATTCATGTTTCGTTTGCCATGCTTGAACTCGCCAAAAAACTTTTGGGTGACCGGTTGTATCTTATCTCTGATGCTGCTACGCTAACAACTACCGGTATTTATCAGCATACTTTTAAAGGCGATCATTATGTAACAGTTGCTGAAAATGGACAAGAAGTCCTTTCTGGATCTGCATTGACCATGTTGCGTGCCCTACAGAATTGCGTGATCCATGCTGGGATTGCATTACCGGAAGCGGTAAATATGGCCACTCTATATCCGGCACAAGTCCTGGGATTAGCAACCGAGATAGGACTGATCGCACCCGGTTATGCTGCCAACTTAGTCGCCTTTGACCAGCACTATAACTGTAGTGCTGTATTTTTTAAAGGCAATCTTGTGGAGGCATAA
- a CDS encoding transposase, giving the protein MTPIELLKFMLPDFLVAHFEVVSSTNAEEILHLYFEEHAKPPSEFNGLQLISKGFQDEITIQDFPLRGKFVYLHIKRRRWTNKDTSEIVKRDWNLVAKGTRMTQEFAAFLKEINR; this is encoded by the coding sequence ATGACCCCTATAGAGCTATTGAAGTTTATGCTTCCTGATTTTTTAGTTGCCCATTTTGAAGTGGTTTCTTCTACTAATGCAGAAGAAATATTACACCTATACTTTGAAGAGCATGCCAAACCTCCGTCAGAATTTAATGGACTTCAGTTAATCTCAAAGGGTTTCCAGGATGAGATCACTATTCAGGACTTTCCTTTGAGAGGGAAGTTTGTGTATCTACACATCAAAAGACGTCGCTGGACCAATAAAGACACAAGTGAGATCGTTAAAAGAGATTGGAATCTAGTTGCCAAGGGAACCCGCATGACTCAGGAGTTTGCGGCTTTTTTAAAAGAAATTAATAGATAA